From Bdellovibrionota bacterium, one genomic window encodes:
- a CDS encoding CpaF family protein, producing the protein MDSKVEVFKNAIRNFLGPVIEFLEDPTVTEILINGPKEIFIERGGKLIKTDAEFVNEDDLLSAVNSIAQSVGRRISPKEPTLDARLPDGSRIHVVVPPVARSGTTVSIRKFTQTKMTLKDCVEKGTITADAAQFLDLCMYLGKNILVSGGTGSGKTTLLSVLASRIPKAQRVIVIEDSSELQIEYEHLVFFETQMADAQGVGEVDMKDLVKSSLRLRPDRIIVGEVRSSEALDLINAMNTGHKGCLGTIHANTPEDAMVRLEGLAMGGDSKISERALQHLIGAAVDVIVQISRFPDGSRRVKNISEVLGHDGKAYQVDHIFDLGQLKKSADGRLVGQLQPVGHIPSFMDEIEANKIPFTRAKFNKAA; encoded by the coding sequence GTGGATTCAAAAGTTGAAGTATTTAAAAATGCGATAAGAAACTTTTTGGGTCCCGTGATCGAATTCCTCGAAGATCCTACGGTTACAGAAATTCTCATTAATGGTCCCAAAGAAATTTTTATCGAGCGAGGCGGAAAGCTCATTAAGACGGATGCGGAATTCGTCAATGAAGATGATTTGCTATCAGCGGTGAATAGTATTGCTCAGAGTGTGGGGCGCAGAATTTCTCCTAAAGAACCAACCCTTGATGCTAGATTACCAGATGGATCAAGAATTCACGTGGTTGTACCTCCGGTGGCGAGAAGCGGAACGACGGTGAGCATTCGTAAATTCACCCAAACAAAAATGACTTTGAAAGATTGTGTAGAGAAAGGAACGATCACGGCAGATGCCGCTCAGTTCTTGGATCTTTGCATGTACTTAGGAAAAAATATTTTAGTGAGCGGAGGAACGGGTTCGGGCAAAACAACTTTACTCAGTGTCCTTGCCTCTAGAATTCCAAAAGCACAAAGGGTGATCGTGATTGAAGACTCCTCTGAACTTCAAATTGAATATGAACATCTAGTGTTTTTCGAAACGCAAATGGCTGACGCTCAAGGTGTTGGCGAAGTGGATATGAAAGATTTGGTGAAGAGCAGTTTGAGACTTCGTCCGGACAGAATTATTGTAGGAGAAGTGAGAAGTTCTGAAGCGTTGGATCTTATCAATGCGATGAACACGGGTCACAAAGGTTGCCTAGGTACAATCCATGCGAACACTCCAGAAGATGCAATGGTAAGACTTGAAGGTCTCGCGATGGGTGGAGATTCAAAAATTTCTGAACGTGCCTTACAGCATTTGATCGGCGCCGCAGTAGATGTTATTGTACAAATATCTCGATTCCCAGACGGAAGCAGACGCGTTAAGAATATCTCCGAAGTCCTTGGTCATGATGGTAAGGCTTATCAAGTAGACCACATATTCGATTTAGGGCAGCTTAAAAAATCAGCAGATGGACGTCTTGTCGGGCAGTTACAGCCAGTCGGCCATATCCCTTCATTTATGGATGAAATCGAAGCCAATAAAATTCCATTTACGAGAGCAAAATTCAATAAAGCAGCGTAA
- a CDS encoding cytochrome, which produces MFLQGNLQVVFDALYSLGVIDPVLEKDWKKSFEDFDAHESQVQQAVATVNSCSGDLDRIVRSLRVFDMKTLEFIAMEVAKEFADFYARKVTH; this is translated from the coding sequence ATGTTCTTACAAGGCAATCTACAGGTGGTTTTTGATGCTCTTTATAGTTTAGGTGTGATTGATCCGGTTCTAGAAAAGGATTGGAAGAAATCCTTTGAAGATTTCGATGCTCACGAATCTCAAGTTCAGCAGGCGGTTGCCACGGTGAACTCGTGTTCGGGAGATCTTGATAGAATTGTAAGATCTCTTAGAGTATTTGATATGAAGACTTTGGAGTTTATTGCGATGGAAGTGGCAAAGGAATTTGCAGACTTTTATGCGCGAAAGGTGACTCATTAA